ACCGCCGTCTCCCGACGGCGTGCGGCCCCCGGAGTGGGACGAGGGACTGGAATGCTGGGTCGTCGCGGATCCGCGGCTGGCCCGGCAGATCCTCAACCACCCCGGCTTCACCTCCGGGACCTTCGAGCGCTCCTTCCAGCTCTACATGACAGAGGCCGCACGCGAGGAATTCAGCGAACTCACCGAGTTTCTGCGGCTGTGGTTCGTACAGGCCGACGCCCCCGAACACACCGCGCTGCGCCGCCCGGTGCAAAGGGTGATGTCCGCCTCGTACGTCCGCTCCCTCGCACCGCGTATCGAGCAGATCGTCGACACATGCCTCGATGACCTCGCCGCGGCCCGGCCGCACGACGTGGTGCCGACGGTCGCCGACGGCATCTCCGGCACGGTCATGGCCGATGTGATCGGTGTCGACGAGCCGCCGGAGGTACCGCACCGCTGGTCGCGGACGCTGTCCCTGTTCATCGGAGCCATGTACCGGCAGGACCACGCCAGGGAGGCCCATCGCGCCATGACGGAGATGACCCGGGCGCTGTCCCGCGCATCCGCCCCGGCGGCCTTCCCCCGCGACACACCGCAGGACCGGGCCCGTACGACGGCGACCTGGGCGATGAACCTGTTCGGCGGCCTGGAGACGACCGCGTCGCTGCTCGGCTCGACCGTGCTGACGGCACTGGGCGATCAGGCCGTGTGGGACGCGGTCCGCGAGCAGCGGCCTGGCGCTGTGGAGGAACTTGTCGAGACCGTGCTCGTACAGCGGCCACCGCTGCGGCACCTCGGACGGGTCGTCGCCCGTGATCACGAGGTGGCAGGCGCGCACCTGAAGGAGGGCGACCTCGTGCTCGTCAGCCTCACCGGGGAAGGACTGCTCGCCGACGGGGACCGGCCGGACGACCGCACGACCGGCGGCGGATGTCCGGTCACGGGGGCAGGCTCGGACGGGGCCGGGACCGGAGCCGGCCGGTCGGAGCCGCATCTCGTCCTCGGCCATGGACCGCACTACTGCATCGGCGCCCCTCTCGCCCGGCTGGAAGCGGCCGTTCTGCTGCGGCGGCTCGCGAAGCGGTTCCCGAGTGCCCGCCTCGCCGCCGACGCCGCCGTGTGGGGACCCAGCCTCTCCTATGTCGGCCTCGATCATCTGTACGTCGATCCGGGTCCGGCAGCCACCGCACCGCGCCGGACCGGAGGGATGTGACCGTGTCGACGTAGAACGCCGTGGCCGTGGTCGGCATGGCCTGCCGGCTACGGGGCGCCGATGACGTCCGGCAGTACTGGGCAGCGCTCACGGGCGCCGTGGACGGCATCAGCCGCCGCACGACCGAGCAGCTGCTGGCCCGGGGAGCCGACCCGGAGTACGTGCGCCGCGACAACTTCGTCCCGGCCATGGCGTCATCTCCGGCTCCCGGCGGTTCGACTGGGCGTTCTTCAGGTACAGCCGCGCCGAGGCGGCGGCGATGGACCCGTAGCAGCGCGTGTTCCTGGAATGCGCCACGACGGCCCTCGACGACGCGGCGCTCGACCCCGTCCGGTTCCCGGGCCGGGTCGGCGTGTACGCGGGGGCCGACCGGGTCGGCGTTCGCAGGGACGACTCCCTGAGCGAACTTGCCCTCTACATCGGGCAGGAGAAGGACTTCCTCGCCACCCGCGTGGCCTACAAGCTGGGGCTGCGCGGGCCCGCGCTCACCGTCCAGACGGCCTGCTCGGCCTCGTTGACAGCCCTCCACCTCGCCGCACGGGCCCTCGTCGGCGGCGAATGCGACGCGGCCCTGGCGGGCGGTGTCACCGTGATGCCCGAGGGCGAGTGGGGTTATCTCTTCGAACCGGGCGGCATTCTCTCCCCCGATGGCCGCTGCCGGCCGTTCGACGAGAACGCGGCAGGCACCGTGCCCAGCGAGGGCGTCGCCGTGGTGGTGCTCAAGCGGCTCGCGGACGCGCTGCGCGACGGTAACCGCATCGCCGCGGTGATCGCGGGCACGGCGGTCAACAACGACGGCTCGGACAAGATGGCGTACACCGCGCCGTCCATCACCGGGCAGAGCGAGGTGATCCGCGCCGCGCAGCGGATGGCGGGCGTCGACCCCGCCGACATCGACTACGTCGAGGCGCACGGCACGGCGACCAAACTCGGCGACCCGGTCGAGGTGCAGGCTTTGACCGAGGTGTTCCGGGACGCCTCGAAGGCCACCGGCTGGTGTCGGCTGGGCGCGGTGAAGGGAAACATCGGGCACACCGGCGTGGTGGCGGGCGTCGCCGGGCTGATCAAGACCGCGCTGATGATGGAGCACGGACAGCTCGTGGCCACCGCCCACTTCGGCAGCCCCAACCCGCTGCTGGAGCTGGAGGAATCGCCGTTCCGGATCGCCGCGGACAACGAACCCTGGCCCCGGCGCGGCACACGGCTCGCGGCTGTCAGCTCCTTCGGCGTGGGTGGCACCAACGCCCACGTCCTGGTCCAGGGCGCCCCGTCCCGCCCGCGGCCAGCGGGACGGGGGGCGGCCCCCGGCCGTTCGCGCTGTCGGCGGCCACGCCCGAGGCACTGGGACGGCTGGCCGGTGCGCTCGCCGACCGGCTCACACCGGCCGCGAACGGCGAACAGGCCCCGGCTCTGGATGAGATGGCGAGAACACTGGCGGACCGGCGGGTCCACCGGCACCGTTCGGCGCTGGTCGCCTCGGATCCGGCGCAGGCGGCCCGGCTGCTGCGCGGGGTGCAGAAACGGACGGACGAGGCCACGCCGGACGCAAGCGGGTGAGCCCTCCGGTGCTGTTTCTGGCCAGTCTTCGGCGGCCTTGCCCCGGCCACTCACGCCCCATGGCCGCCGCGTTCCTCGCCAACACCGCCGGCCCCTACCCGAGGGCCGGCGGCACCCCGCAGGTACAGCGGGCGACGCGCGCGGCCGTCGCCGACTTCACCTACCTCACCGGGTGGATGACGATGTACGAGAACGAACACGGCACCGGCCAGCGCCACTACCAGCGCGCGCACGAACTCGCCGCAGCCGCCGAGGACCACCTCACCTACTGCCGCACCCTGCGGGACAAGAGCCTTCAGGCCAGTCATCTCGGGCACGGGCCCAAGGGGCGCGAGCTCGCCGAAGGGAAGACCTCCCGTGACGCGCAGCGATGCCTCAAGCGGGTCATCTGCCGTCAGATCTTCTGGATCCTTGAGCCCGCCGACCGGAACCGACTCGGCAACGAAGAAGAACTCGCTCACGCAGCTTGACACGACATAGCAGCCTCGGGGCTGCCGTGGCGTGTCGCGCAGAAAGGCCGTCCAGCGCAAACTCGGGGAAAGTGACGACCTGGACTGGAGGGGCCAGAACTGGCGACCTCGCGCAACCGGGAGTCGCGTATTCCGTGGCTCTCCAGGGGCGACGGCACCGTGTGTGGTCGCCAGGGGCATAGTGCCGGTCGTGCGTTGCCGACCCTCGGTTGCTTCGTCATGTGCCGGTGCCGTCCGAGGATCTCGTTTTGCCGGGGCCCATCACGCGGAGCGACGCCCAGGACACCGCAAAGAGCCCTGCGGCTACCAGTGACGACCGTGTTCCCATAGCGGCAGTGACCAGCGCGCCGATCGCGGCACCCGTGCCGAAAGACAAGATGACTGACGCGTACAAGACCGCGAGACGCAGGTCGGACTGGCTCCGGGTGCGGCGTGCGGTCAGCGCCGCGCCGGTGACCCTTGTCAGGTTCCCGGTCATAGCGACCGTGAGGAAGGTGGCTGGTCTGACCATCTGGAAGAAGACGACCTGGAGCGCGACGACGAATCCGATGGATGTGGTGACTGCGGTCTGTGGAATGCCCCCGGGCGCCAGTCCGATCACGGACAGCACCGCGGTTTCGAGGGCGAGGGCGTACAGCAGCGGACAGCGGGCAGTTCGATTGCCTTTTGTCGAGATGCCACGGAACGACTCGGCTACGACGACACCTGCGACGAACGCCATCATGGGCCACAGGTGCGTAAGAGATCCGTGGGATCGAGGCTGGGCCAGGTCGACACAGAACAGGACCAGATTTCCCGTCTGCGCTCCCGCGAAGACGCCACCGTGAGCCATGTACAGATAGGCATCCACGTAGCCATTGGCCACAATGACCAGAGAGCTCAGCGTGACAGGGACTGTAGCGTCTTCACCCATCCGGGCTCCGGGGCAGCGGTTGGACAATGGGGCCGGTTGTTGTTCCTGTGTGGACCAAGGACACCAGCATATGGACGATACGGGGCACGATACCGTCGCGTGAAACAGCCTCACGGAGCAGTTCCTCGACCCGTTCGGCTGTTTCGGTGAGTACGACGGTGTGCGGCTGAAGATGTCGATGATCGCGTAGACGTGGAACCAGAAGGCCTTGGCCGGACCGGGCAACCGGGTAATGTCCCAGGTGAACCTCTCCGAGGGCCCGCACGTGACCGGTTCGGGATCGTCCTGGACGGGTGGGGTGGCCCAGCGGCGGACGCAAGCCAGTACATGGGGGTGCAACCGTGCCGCGCGCTGTGTTCGGCACCGATGCCTTGAACGTTCACCTCGATCCGTCAGCCATGACCGGGCTTCTGTGAGGTGATCGGTTTACCCTGGTTTGTCTTCTTGGAGAGGTCAGGGTGCGTCGCGTGTCGCTGCGGCTGCGCCGGGTTCCACGGGCCCGGGTGGTGCTGGTGTCCTCCGTTCTGCTCTTCGTCGGGGTCGGGCCGGCCGTCAGGTGACGGCCGGGAGGCTGGAGATCCGGCTCCAGGCGGTGGTGAACGCGCTGACCCAGGGCCAGGAGGTGTTCGTGCGGGGCGTGGGTCGGCGACCGTGTTCGACCCGGCGTTGCCGGGCCGCAGATGGTCGCGCAGCATCAGACACCCGGCAAACGACGTCAGACCATCGCCACAGCAGCCAAACCGGACAGCACCTAAGCCGCAGAGATGCAGCCCTGGGCCATCGCCTCAGTGACTTTTTCCTCGCCGTCAGCGACGGCCCGGTCCAGTTGCTCGGTACACCAGCGGGTCACCTGGTCTGCCATGCCGGATCCGGGGCCCTCGCCCTTGTCGACCAGCTTGGTGGCGAGGTCCCGTCCGAAGTCATAGTCTGCGGCTGCTTCGGTGCCCGGCTCGTAGGGGTTGCCGACGAAGTAGTTGTCCGGCTCCGACTCGGGGGCGGTGCCGGTGTTCGCGGCGATGAGCCAGCATGCGACCAGGAGTGTCGGGGTGCCCATGCCGACGGCTGCCCACCACCAGCCGACCCGGGTAGAGGTTCTGCGCCCGACCGCGTAGGACAGCGTTGCCATCAGTGGGAGCAGGACGAGCAGGCCGAAGATGACGGCGATGCCGAGCGCCATGCTGCAATCCTTCTTTCAGTGAGGCCGGGGGCCACCCGTTCGGCGGGCAGAACGCTGCGGCGATCTCCTGCCAGATCGTCGGAGCGTACCTGCTCGGCCAAAGACATTAGAGCCTCCGCGCGCCTCGGATGGGGCGCGTGAGGGCCGGTGGACAATACGTGCGGCGGCTGCGCTGCCGCTCGGCACCGTCCCTGTCGTGTGAGGAGACCCGGCCATGAAGCCCGTAGCCACCTCGCTTGTCCCTCGTCCTTCGTCGGTCGTCCCGGTCCCGCGTCCCGGTCTCGCCGCAGTCTTCCGTGGCATGACGGCGGCGAGGTGACCGCTGCTCCGCGGGAGGATCCGACGGGTGACGGACGCTACGGTCGGACCGTCTTCCGCCCCGACGAGGCAGGTGGGGGCGCGCGCATCGGCCTCGGGGCCCTCGCCTACGACGACCTCACCCTGGCACGGCTGCGGGCACTCGGGGCCGGTCCCGGATGGCGCTGCCTCGACGTGGGCGCCGGCACGAGTACGGTCTCCCGCCGCCTCCTTGACGAGGCCGGGGTGGAGCATGTAGTCGCCGTGGACCGTGACGTCCGCTTCCTGACCCGGCGACCCGGGCTCGACGTGCTCGAAGCCGATGTCGCCGCCCCGGATTTCGACCCCGGCCGGTTCCGGCTCGTCCACGCGCGGTTCGTGCTGATGCATCTGCCCGAGCACGAGCGTGTGATCGACTCGCTGGCAGCGCTCTTGGAGCCCGGTGGGGTGCTGGTGCTCAGCGACGCCGTCGACCTGACGGGCGGCCACACACCGCGAACGCCGTACACGGCAGCCATGCGGGCGATGTGGCGGGGGCTGCGGGTCGGTATCGGCACCGATGTCTCCTGGGTACCTTCATACCCGCAACTACTGCGCCAGGCAGGTCTCTCGCCTGTCGCGGCCGAGCTCCATGTGCCCCGCTCCTGCCGGGCAGTGCCCTCAGCCGCTTCTGGGCGGACACCTGGGAGCGGAGCAGAGCGGCGATGCTGGCCACCGGACTCGTCGATGACGCGGCCATCGACAGGGCGGTCCGCTACCTGGAGTCGGAGGAGTGCGCCGACCTGTCGGCAGGCATGCTCACCGCCTGGGGGGGAAAAGCCCGAACAGGATTCCCGATGAGCCGCGTCCGTGCACGACCGCCCGGTATCCGCGCACCGGGCGCGGCAGCGCCGTCGGCCGGACGGGAATCCGGACGCGAACCGTCGACCCGAGCGGGGCGGGGCGGGGCGGATGCCCGCACGTTCACCGAATGCGGCGGGACGATCGGCTGCCGGCTCCGGGGCTCGTTTCTGAGGAGCCCTTCCCCGCCTTGGTGCTGCGCTTCTTGTAGCGGTACCGATCGAGAACGGGAGGCCGTCCGTCACGTGATCCCTTGCGCAGGCGGGCTGTCAGGCTGCGTCGTTGCCCGGACGCGGCAACCCCGACGCCTGGTCGACCCCCCTGTCGTCACCACCCGCTCCGGCGTCCGCCGGGCAGACCTTACGGACCTGTGACGGCCGGGCGTGGGGCAGGGGCAGAACGCGAATCCCGCCGTAGCGTCAGCGACATGCGAGTACTTGTCACTGGAGGCGCAGGCTTCATCGGTGCGCAGGTCGTGGCCGCCCTCACCACGCGGGGCCACGAGCCGGTCGTCCTGGATGCCCTGCTCCCCTCGGTCCATCCGGTTCCTCCCTTGATGGCGACCTGCGCCGACCGCATCCAAGGGGACGTGCGGGATCGCGGCGTAGTCGTGCGGGCGCTGCAGGAGGTCGACGCCGTCTGCCACCAGGCGGCGATGGTCGGCCTCGGCAAGGACTTCGCCGAGGCGCCCGACTATGTGGCCTGCAATGACCTGGGCACCGCGGTGCTGCTCGCGGCGATGGCGGAGGCGGGGGTCCGTGATCTGGTGCTGGCCTCCTCGATGGTCGTGTACGGCGAGGGCCGCTACGAGTGTCCGGTCCACGGGGCGGTCCGCCCGGGACCGAGGCCAGGCGCGGCCCTGGAGTCCGGCCGCTTCGAGCCCGAGTGCCCCACCTGCGGGCGGGAGCTGACGCCTGGTCTGGTGGGCGAGGACGCCCCGGCCGATCCGCGCAATGTCTATGCCACGACCAAGCTCGCGCAGGAACATCTCGCGGCAGCTTGGGCACGATCGACGAACAGCCGGGCCGTGGCCCTGCGGTACCACAACGTGTACGGACCGGGCATGCCGCGCGACACCCCGTACGCCGGCGTGGCGTCCTTCTTCCGCTCGGCACTGGAGCGCGGCGAGGCGCCACGCGTCTTCGAGGACGGGCGCCAGCGGCGGGACTTCGTCCATGTGCGGGATGTCGCGGGCGCCAACGTGCTGGCGCTGGAGGCAGTGGGTGACCGGCAGCCCGGCGTGCTGACCGCGTACAACACGGGCAGTGGAACTCCCCACACGGTCGGAGAGATGGCGGCCGAGCTGGCGGCCGCGTGCGGCGGTCCCGCACCGGTGGTGACCGGCGAGTTCCGGCTCGGCGACGTACGCCACATCACCGCCGACTCGCGACGGCTGAGGGCGGAGCTGGGTTGGAAGCCGGTGGTCGGCTTCACCGCGGGCATGGCGGAGTTCGCGACGGCGGAGCTGAGGGGTGCGAACGGATGAGTGCGATGGGGGATGTCATTCTGCCCTGCCTCGACGAGGCCGAGGCACTGCCTTGGGTCCTGGAGCGCATTCCGGCCGGTTGGAGGGCGATCGTCGTCGACAACGGTTCGACCGACGGGTCCGCTGAGGTCGCACGTTCGCTCGGCGCCACGGTGGTGTACGAGCCGCGCCGCGGGTTCGGCGCGGCCTGTCACGCGGGGCTGCTGGCCGCTGCGGCGGAGTACGTCTGCTTCTGCGACTGCGACGCCACGCTGGACCCCCTGCTGCTGCCGGACTTCGTGCGACGGGTAGCGGACGGCGAGGCGGACCTGGTCCTGGGTCGGCGCCTTGCGCATGAGCGTGGTGTCTGGCCCCTGCATGCCCGCGCCGGAAATCTGGCCCTGATGCGCATGCTGCGCCGCCGCACCGGGCTGTCGCTCCGGGACCTCGGCCCGATGAGGGCGGCGCGCCGCGAAAACCTGCTGGACCTCTGCCTCACCGACCGGCGCAGCGGCTACCCGCTGCAGATGGTCGTCCGGGCTGCTGACGCGGGCTGGCGGGTGACGGAGCTGGACGTGCCCTATCTGTCCAGGACCGGAAGGTCGAAGGTGACCGGCACGTGGCGCGGCACATGGCAGACGGTCCACGACATGCGGGCGGTGCTGGTGGAGTCGCCGCCCTTCGAGGAGGCGGTATGAGCACGCTGCTCGTCATCGCGAAGCAGCCCGTGCCCGGACGGGTGAAAACGCGGCTCACCCCCTTCTACACGCCCGAGCAGGCGGCTGCGCTGGCCGAGGCCGCTCTGGCCGACACTCTACGGGCGGTACGTGCCACCCCTGCGGGACGGCGCGTTCTCGTGCTCGACGGAGTGCCGGGGGCGTGGTTGCCCGACGGCATCGACGTCGTACCGCAGGTCGCGGGCGGCCTGGACGAGAGGCTCGCGGCCGCGTTCGCGTCCTGCTCGGGAACGGCCCTGCTGGTCGGCATGGACACCCCGCAAGTCACACCGCGGCTGCTCGCCCACGGGTTGGAACTCGCCAGGAGCGGGGCTGCGATCGGGCCCGCCGAGGACGGCGGATTCTGGGCATTGGGGCTGGCCGAGCCCAACCCCGAGTTGCTGCTGGGCGTGCCCATGTCCGTAGCGGAAACAGGGGCCGTCCTGCGTCGCCGACTGGTCACCGCGGGTCTGACAGTGGGCGAGCTTCCCCGACTGAGGGACGTCGACACACCCGGCGATGTGCCGCGAGTGGCCGCCCAAACCCCGAGGAGCCGCTTCTCCGCGGCAGCAGCGCAGCTCACCGGGTCGGGGGTTCGATGACGACCACCGTGCCCACGACATCGACTCCCGCCACTGCTTGGCGGGCCGATCCCTACACAAGAGCACTGCGCACCGGCCGGGGCCCGCTGTTCCTGCGCCGTCCGGACGGCTGGCTGCTTCCGCTGGAAGTGGAACGCTGGTGCGCGGCCCCTGACGCGGCGGATCTGACCGTCCTGGACCGCTGCCGGGGACCCGTCCTGGACATCGGCTGCGGTCCAGGACGGCTCGTGTCCGCACTGGCTGAGCTGGGCCGGCCGAGTCTGGGGGTCGACGTCAGCCCGGTGGCCGTCGCGCGCACCGTCGACTCGGGCGGCAGTGCACTGTGCCGATCGGTATTCGATCCGCTGCCCCAGGAGGGTTGCTGGGGCACCGCACTGCTCGTCGACGGCAACATCGGCATCGGCGGCGACCCCTTCGTGCTGCTGACCCGAATCGCTCAGCTGGTCTCCCCAGCCGGCCTGCTGATAGTCGAGGTGGACCCGGCGGATGTCGACGAGCGCGTGGACGTCCGGGTGGTGGACGGAGAGGGAATCCCCGGTGGGGTCTTCCCATGGGCCCGGTTGGGTCTGCCCGCACTCCTCGGCTGCGCCGCCGAGGCAGGATGGAGCCACGCGGCACCATGGAGGGTCTCAGGTCGCACTTTCGCGGCACTCTCCCGCGGGTGAGCGAAGCCGCTTGCGCCGTACGGCACTCGGAGGTCTATGGCCTGCCGTCTCCGGCGGCGTCGTCACTGTCGGCCCCGTCGCTCTCCTCGCGGTGACGCGTCCGCCGCGCGGCCAGTGCCCGCACAGCGCGCGGCAGGATCAGCGCGGTGGCGGCCAGGACAGCGACGACACCTGAGGCCAGCAGCCAGTTGTCCACATAGTCCAGCGGCAACGCGGACGGATTCGCCGGAGCACCCGGGCGCAGCAGCGGTGGGAGCGCGATCAGGGTCAGTGCGCCGCATACGATCATGGCCGCTCGGATCACGGGGCGCCCGGGTAGTACTGCCAGCAGAGAACCCACCGCCAGAACCACGGGTGCGATGAGGACGTCGTGCAGGACGATCGCCCCACCCAGCCAGATCACCACGTCCCATGGATCCCGCACGTCGCCCGTGCCGAAGAGCAGCCAGGCTCCGAATCCCATCACGACGAGGCCGATCCCGCCCATGAAGATCCGCATCAGAGGACCTCCAGCCGTGTGACCCACTTGGTCTGGAGTACGCCGGGACGGTTCGGGGCGATGACACGGGCCGGGAAACCATGGTCCAGGGAGAGGACCTCTCCATTGAGCTTCAGCGCGAGCAGCGTCAGCGGGTCGCGTGCGTATCCTCGGCCCATCTCCATGATCCGGTAGGCCCCGCGCCGCTCCAGGGACACCACACGCAGCAGCGCGCCCGGCGGCGCCCCGGCCAGGTCGAGCAGGTCACGGATCCGCACGCCCGTCCAGTCGCCCGATGCGCTCCAGCCTTCAACGCACGCGATGGGCAGGCTGACGGTGTGCTGGGGCATGGATCGGAGTTCCTCCAGCGAGAGTTCGTACGGTCGGGGCCCAGCTACCGACAAGCGCCACTGATCCACCGCCACCCCGGTGCCGAGTCCGGCCGCGGCGGCTGTGCGGTTGACGGGCAGTCCCTGTCGGCCGTGGTCCGGGTGGCGCGGCGCCAGCAGGTCGAACCGCTTCAGCGGGGTGAGTGACTGACCGACCGTCACAAGGGTGACCGCGCCGACGGCCGCCGCGACCCCTGCCAGGAACGAGCGTCTGTCGGGCTCGTCCTCAGCCGGAAGCTCCAGCGTTCCCGGAGACCTTCGGGTCCAATGTGACCTGATCTGGGGAGCTTTGACCGCGACGTGCAGCAGCAGCGCACCCACCAGCATCCAAGCCACCGCGAAGTGCACCGGCACGAAGGAGAACGGCCACGGGTACCACTGGAAGGTGTTCAGCAGCCCGCTGAACACCTGGAACACCGCTGTCGCCACCAGCGCCGCCACCGACAGCCGCTCCAGGGCGTGCAGTACGGAGCGGGCCGGCGGCCAGAGGAAGAGCCGCGGATACACAATCCACAGCTTCGCCATCAGCAGCGGGATCACGGCGATTCCGCTTGCTACGTGCAGGCCCTGGGACAGTCGGTATCCCCAGACCGGACGGGGCGGCAGCAGCGGCAGCAGCCAGTCCGGCGGCTTCTGCAGGAAGTGGCTTGCCAGCCCGGTCAGGAAGCACACCACGATCGCCATAGCCGACCAACGGCCGACGGCAGTCGCGGTGCGGGGGTCGTGGAGCCGTCCTTTGAAGGACGGTAGCCATGTAC
This DNA window, taken from Streptomyces sp. SCSIO 30461, encodes the following:
- a CDS encoding cytochrome P450 translates to MTRTPATTALAPPSPDGVRPPEWDEGLECWVVADPRLARQILNHPGFTSGTFERSFQLYMTEAAREEFSELTEFLRLWFVQADAPEHTALRRPVQRVMSASYVRSLAPRIEQIVDTCLDDLAAARPHDVVPTVADGISGTVMADVIGVDEPPEVPHRWSRTLSLFIGAMYRQDHAREAHRAMTEMTRALSRASAPAAFPRDTPQDRARTTATWAMNLFGGLETTASLLGSTVLTALGDQAVWDAVREQRPGAVEELVETVLVQRPPLRHLGRVVARDHEVAGAHLKEGDLVLVSLTGEGLLADGDRPDDRTTGGGCPVTGAGSDGAGTGAGRSEPHLVLGHGPHYCIGAPLARLEAAVLLRRLAKRFPSARLAADAAVWGPSLSYVGLDHLYVDPGPAATAPRRTGGM
- a CDS encoding YoaK family protein, producing MGEDATVPVTLSSLVIVANGYVDAYLYMAHGGVFAGAQTGNLVLFCVDLAQPRSHGSLTHLWPMMAFVAGVVVAESFRGISTKGNRTARCPLLYALALETAVLSVIGLAPGGIPQTAVTTSIGFVVALQVVFFQMVRPATFLTVAMTGNLTRVTGAALTARRTRSQSDLRLAVLYASVILSFGTGAAIGALVTAAMGTRSSLVAAGLFAVSWASLRVMGPGKTRSSDGTGT
- a CDS encoding NAD-dependent epimerase/dehydratase family protein; this translates as MRVLVTGGAGFIGAQVVAALTTRGHEPVVLDALLPSVHPVPPLMATCADRIQGDVRDRGVVVRALQEVDAVCHQAAMVGLGKDFAEAPDYVACNDLGTAVLLAAMAEAGVRDLVLASSMVVYGEGRYECPVHGAVRPGPRPGAALESGRFEPECPTCGRELTPGLVGEDAPADPRNVYATTKLAQEHLAAAWARSTNSRAVALRYHNVYGPGMPRDTPYAGVASFFRSALERGEAPRVFEDGRQRRDFVHVRDVAGANVLALEAVGDRQPGVLTAYNTGSGTPHTVGEMAAELAAACGGPAPVVTGEFRLGDVRHITADSRRLRAELGWKPVVGFTAGMAEFATAELRGANG
- a CDS encoding glycosyltransferase family 2 protein, which codes for MSAMGDVILPCLDEAEALPWVLERIPAGWRAIVVDNGSTDGSAEVARSLGATVVYEPRRGFGAACHAGLLAAAAEYVCFCDCDATLDPLLLPDFVRRVADGEADLVLGRRLAHERGVWPLHARAGNLALMRMLRRRTGLSLRDLGPMRAARRENLLDLCLTDRRSGYPLQMVVRAADAGWRVTELDVPYLSRTGRSKVTGTWRGTWQTVHDMRAVLVESPPFEEAV
- a CDS encoding TIGR04282 family arsenosugar biosynthesis glycosyltransferase translates to MSTLLVIAKQPVPGRVKTRLTPFYTPEQAAALAEAALADTLRAVRATPAGRRVLVLDGVPGAWLPDGIDVVPQVAGGLDERLAAAFASCSGTALLVGMDTPQVTPRLLAHGLELARSGAAIGPAEDGGFWALGLAEPNPELLLGVPMSVAETGAVLRRRLVTAGLTVGELPRLRDVDTPGDVPRVAAQTPRSRFSAAAAQLTGSGVR
- a CDS encoding methyltransferase domain-containing protein — protein: MTTTVPTTSTPATAWRADPYTRALRTGRGPLFLRRPDGWLLPLEVERWCAAPDAADLTVLDRCRGPVLDIGCGPGRLVSALAELGRPSLGVDVSPVAVARTVDSGGSALCRSVFDPLPQEGCWGTALLVDGNIGIGGDPFVLLTRIAQLVSPAGLLIVEVDPADVDERVDVRVVDGEGIPGGVFPWARLGLPALLGCAAEAGWSHAAPWRVSGRTFAALSRG
- a CDS encoding molybdopterin-dependent oxidoreductase, with the translated sequence MAIVVCFLTGLASHFLQKPPDWLLPLLPPRPVWGYRLSQGLHVASGIAVIPLLMAKLWIVYPRLFLWPPARSVLHALERLSVAALVATAVFQVFSGLLNTFQWYPWPFSFVPVHFAVAWMLVGALLLHVAVKAPQIRSHWTRRSPGTLELPAEDEPDRRSFLAGVAAAVGAVTLVTVGQSLTPLKRFDLLAPRHPDHGRQGLPVNRTAAAAGLGTGVAVDQWRLSVAGPRPYELSLEELRSMPQHTVSLPIACVEGWSASGDWTGVRIRDLLDLAGAPPGALLRVVSLERRGAYRIMEMGRGYARDPLTLLALKLNGEVLSLDHGFPARVIAPNRPGVLQTKWVTRLEVL